In one window of Streptomyces sp. FXJ1.172 DNA:
- a CDS encoding trypsin-like serine peptidase — MAAVGAITALAGTLVVSVDTAGATNAPPAYTSAIPDTAPRAPAAAPHWTALAAKRFWTAQRMAEAKPLPDAKPRTAGKAAHPTLQGLPKPPVSGGLNAQDLREGPMDATPTDTAGPTDTPTGTLSPDPSATATDTPTAAPTDTSSASPSTSPSASDSASPTASPSPSPSSTGGTGPVSSYFGGLPMVGRMYMQTSSGSYFCTASVINSPHHNIVLTAGHCMDGRAGGGSLAFVPQWTAANPQPYGVFPVATDSEGRSRVWIDPRYYDRGHVQGAPWDVAFAQVGTRSDGKQVQDVVGGNNLATGRGYTFPSIRLVGYPGTATQPLTCDNNTTQYTPTDGTPGSYLRIACNGFASGTSGSPFLENFDPTTGTGDVVGSIGGWDTGGPTDDVSYSSAYGSDVQNLYNAAVAGSAPARPNVLPGASTLTHASLVTSGSFTPSPSPDPDKSDLIVRWSDGELTLYRGGGNGRFDKEIRLVAANTTWTKAVSITAGDFTGTNTYDLLVRWSDGSLTLFPDVDARGLHSQITLVKPGTLWQHEVAMTAGRYTTDDHWPDDLIVRWSDGETTLYKNLNSTGIHSEVRLNPANSTWMHATSLTSADLAGTNESDLVVRWSDGELTQYPDIDQYGFHGEVRMRAPSTLWTHATLTTAGNFTSTDSRSNDYLVRWSDGQLSMYQDSGNSLGTEAVLATASGSSLPYYRR, encoded by the coding sequence GTGGCCGCCGTCGGCGCGATCACCGCGCTGGCCGGAACTCTCGTCGTCTCGGTCGATACGGCAGGCGCCACGAACGCCCCTCCGGCGTACACGTCCGCGATACCGGACACCGCCCCGCGTGCCCCAGCGGCCGCGCCGCACTGGACAGCCCTTGCGGCCAAGCGGTTCTGGACCGCGCAGCGCATGGCAGAAGCAAAGCCGCTTCCGGACGCCAAACCGCGGACCGCGGGCAAGGCCGCCCACCCCACGCTCCAGGGGCTCCCCAAGCCGCCGGTGTCCGGTGGCCTGAACGCCCAGGACCTGCGCGAGGGCCCGATGGACGCCACGCCGACCGACACCGCCGGCCCGACGGACACACCCACCGGCACCTTGAGCCCCGACCCCTCCGCCACCGCCACGGACACCCCGACCGCCGCGCCGACGGACACCTCGTCCGCCTCCCCGAGTACCTCTCCCAGCGCGTCGGACTCGGCGAGCCCCACCGCCTCGCCCAGCCCGTCCCCCTCGAGCACGGGCGGGACAGGTCCCGTCAGTTCCTACTTCGGCGGGCTGCCGATGGTCGGCCGGATGTACATGCAGACCAGCAGCGGCTCGTACTTCTGCACCGCGAGCGTCATCAACAGCCCGCACCACAACATCGTGCTCACCGCCGGGCACTGCATGGACGGGCGGGCAGGCGGCGGCTCGCTCGCGTTCGTCCCCCAGTGGACCGCGGCCAATCCCCAGCCGTACGGTGTCTTCCCCGTCGCCACTGACTCCGAAGGCCGCAGCCGGGTCTGGATCGATCCCCGCTACTACGACCGCGGACATGTCCAGGGCGCCCCGTGGGACGTGGCGTTCGCCCAGGTCGGCACGCGCAGCGACGGCAAGCAGGTGCAGGACGTGGTGGGCGGCAACAACCTGGCCACCGGTCGCGGCTACACCTTCCCCAGCATTCGGCTGGTCGGCTACCCTGGCACCGCCACGCAGCCCCTGACCTGCGACAACAACACCACGCAGTACACCCCGACCGACGGCACCCCCGGCTCGTACCTCCGGATCGCCTGCAACGGCTTCGCGTCCGGCACCAGCGGCAGCCCGTTCCTGGAGAACTTCGACCCGACCACCGGCACCGGCGATGTGGTCGGCAGCATCGGCGGCTGGGACACCGGCGGACCGACCGACGACGTCTCCTACAGCTCCGCCTACGGCTCCGACGTCCAGAACCTGTACAACGCAGCGGTCGCCGGCTCCGCCCCCGCGCGTCCCAACGTGCTGCCCGGCGCCTCCACGCTCACCCATGCCTCCCTCGTCACCTCCGGCTCCTTCACGCCCTCGCCTTCGCCCGATCCGGACAAGAGCGATCTGATCGTGCGCTGGTCGGACGGCGAGCTGACGCTGTACCGGGGTGGGGGCAACGGACGGTTCGACAAGGAAATACGGCTCGTCGCGGCCAACACCACCTGGACGAAGGCCGTCTCCATCACGGCCGGCGACTTCACGGGCACCAACACCTACGACCTGCTGGTGCGCTGGAGCGACGGCAGCCTCACCCTCTTCCCCGACGTCGACGCGCGCGGCCTGCACAGCCAGATCACACTCGTCAAGCCGGGCACGCTGTGGCAGCACGAGGTCGCCATGACCGCGGGCCGCTACACCACCGACGACCACTGGCCCGACGACCTGATCGTGCGCTGGTCCGACGGCGAGACCACTCTCTACAAGAACCTCAACTCCACCGGCATCCACAGCGAGGTCCGGCTCAACCCTGCCAACTCCACCTGGATGCACGCCACATCCCTCACGTCCGCCGACCTCGCCGGAACCAACGAGTCGGACCTCGTGGTCCGCTGGTCCGACGGCGAACTGACCCAGTACCCGGACATCGACCAGTACGGCTTCCACGGAGAGGTGCGCATGCGGGCCCCGAGCACGCTGTGGACCCACGCCACGCTCACCACGGCGGGCAACTTCACCAGCACCGACAGTCGGTCCAACGACTACCTCGTGCGCTGGTCCGACGGCCAACTGTCCATGTACCAGGACAGCGGCAACAGCCTCGGCACGGAAGCCGTACTCGCGACCGCGTCCGGCTCGTCGCTGCCGTACTACCGGCGCTGA
- a CDS encoding magnesium transporter CorA family protein: protein MTRTRLYRNGSLVLEDFPTADISEYVNDPDVAVWLDLCDPCSADFAMISEEFGLHELAVEDARHEHQRPKLDRYRTHAFLSAYAISTDTTSGQFTTSELSVFITPTALITIRPDHRFDIEKVVERWDNNSDLAKYGVGFLLHGLLDHIVDGHFAAVQDLDDRIEAVEDLLFDEGREQMDSVQRDSYALRKNLTRLRRVVLPMREVVNSLLRRDLHVVAEPLLPYYQDVYDHVLRATEWTESLRDMVTSIMETNLTVQGNRMNLIMKKVTSWASIVAVPTAVTGFYGQNVPYPGVNTQVGFLTSTGVMVVASALLYWVFKRKDWI, encoded by the coding sequence ATGACTCGCACACGGCTGTACCGCAACGGCTCCCTGGTCCTGGAGGACTTTCCGACCGCCGACATCTCGGAATACGTGAACGATCCGGACGTTGCTGTCTGGCTCGACCTGTGCGATCCGTGCTCCGCCGACTTCGCGATGATCAGCGAGGAGTTCGGTCTCCATGAACTCGCGGTGGAGGACGCGCGTCATGAGCACCAGCGGCCCAAGCTGGACCGCTACCGAACCCACGCCTTCCTCAGCGCCTACGCCATCAGCACGGACACGACCAGCGGACAGTTCACCACAAGCGAATTGTCGGTATTCATCACACCTACGGCATTGATAACCATCCGCCCCGATCACCGGTTCGACATCGAGAAGGTCGTCGAACGCTGGGACAACAACAGCGATCTCGCCAAGTACGGAGTGGGATTCCTGCTGCACGGACTGCTCGACCACATAGTCGACGGGCACTTCGCCGCAGTGCAGGACCTCGACGATCGTATCGAAGCGGTGGAGGACCTGCTCTTCGACGAGGGGCGCGAGCAGATGGACTCCGTCCAGAGGGACTCCTACGCGCTACGCAAGAACCTGACCAGGCTGCGCCGCGTGGTGTTGCCGATGCGGGAGGTCGTCAACAGCCTTCTCCGGCGGGACCTGCACGTCGTCGCCGAGCCCTTGCTCCCCTATTACCAGGACGTGTACGACCACGTCCTCAGGGCCACCGAGTGGACCGAGTCACTGCGGGACATGGTCACGTCCATCATGGAGACCAATCTCACCGTTCAGGGCAATCGTATGAACCTGATCATGAAGAAGGTCACCAGCTGGGCATCGATCGTGGCCGTACCCACGGCCGTCACCGGTTTCTACGGACAAAATGTTCCGTATCCGGGTGTCAACACCCAAGTCGGCTTCCTTACTTCCACCGGTGTCATGGTCGTCGCATCCGCGCTGCTCTACTGGGTCTTCAAG
- a CDS encoding sulfite exporter TauE/SafE family protein, producing MSALILAVVAGAVIGLALGALGGGGSVLAVPALIYLLGFTPVAATTAALVIVALTSGTALTAHARDGHVRWGTGLLFAAAGIGPAMLGSALAGHLPTGALSAGFALVAAAAAVRMLRPRAEDGAVREVRPGRAAAVGAGLGAVTGVLGVGGGFLAVPALVGVLGLRMREAVGTSLLVITVNSLAALGLRGGTMDHLDWAVAGPFAGAAILGAWDGRRLGAKVKGGTLRQVFAVVLLAVAAFMFADAVI from the coding sequence ATGAGCGCCCTGATCCTCGCCGTCGTGGCCGGTGCCGTGATCGGGCTGGCCCTGGGTGCGCTCGGCGGCGGTGGCAGTGTCCTGGCCGTACCCGCCCTGATCTACCTGCTCGGCTTCACTCCGGTGGCGGCCACCACCGCCGCACTGGTGATCGTGGCCCTGACCTCGGGCACCGCACTGACCGCGCACGCCCGGGACGGTCATGTCCGCTGGGGCACGGGGCTGCTCTTCGCGGCAGCGGGCATCGGCCCGGCGATGCTGGGCTCCGCGCTCGCCGGACACCTCCCAACAGGTGCCCTGTCGGCCGGCTTCGCGCTGGTCGCGGCCGCCGCGGCGGTGCGCATGCTACGGCCCCGGGCGGAGGACGGCGCCGTACGGGAGGTACGGCCCGGGCGCGCGGCGGCGGTCGGCGCCGGGCTCGGCGCGGTGACCGGTGTCCTCGGGGTCGGCGGAGGCTTCCTCGCCGTACCGGCGCTCGTGGGAGTGCTCGGCCTGCGCATGCGTGAGGCCGTGGGCACCAGCCTGTTGGTCATAACCGTCAACTCCCTGGCTGCGCTCGGCCTGCGCGGCGGCACCATGGACCACCTCGACTGGGCGGTCGCCGGTCCCTTCGCCGGCGCCGCGATCCTCGGGGCGTGGGACGGCAGACGGCTGGGGGCGAAGGTGAAGGGCGGGACCCTGCGGCAGGTCTTCGCCGTGGTGCTGCTGGCGGTTGCCGCCTTCATGTTCGCCGACGCGGTGATCTGA